The DNA region TGTGCTTCAGTTTGTGAATGGGCACTCCAAGATCGGCGAGGGTGCGCAGGCCGCTGACACCCTCTACCAGTTTCTCTTTCTTCAGCTTGTGCGGAGGGCGCGCCATCACATGAATCTTCACCCCACGCGCGTGCGCTCGAACGAGGTGCTCGATGACGACGGGGTCCTGGTAGCGCTCATTCTGCAACCACAGAGTATGCTTTGCCTTATCGATGAACTCGCACATGCGCTGCCGGCCGTTGCCGATGCACCAGATCAGGTGGGAGTGCTCGCCGGACTTGAAGTCGGTGCGGTTCCAGTCGGCGTCGAAGCCCTGCATCACCTCGTCCACTTCGTGCTTGTGTGAGGTAACGACGGCGTAGTCGCGTGTCTCCGTCAGATTGCGTTGTTCCCAGTTGAGCGATTCGATAAAGGCCGTGGCGTCATCAACCACCATCGACTTCTCGTGCGTGACGTCAAAGCAGGGATTGCTGTCCAGCACTTCGACTCCTGCTGCACTCAGTCTGGCACGCGTCTCGCCGTTCTCCTTCTTGCCATCGCGGCGTTCGGGGTTGAGCATCACGCGCACCTTGACACCGCGTTTATGCGCCGCAAGCACTTCGTCCAGCAGCGAGGTATCCGAGAAGACAAACATCTTGATGCGTAGAGACGACTTTGCGCCTTTGATCGCATCCAGCAGTGGTTGCGCCGAATCGTCGGGCAAAACTATGAGCGAGCGCGACATTACCGTTCCTTTGTGCCGAGGCTGGTGGCATTCCGGCAGAGAAGCAGACAAATCTCGTGTACATCCCTATTCTACGAGACGGCTGCCTTTTCGCCGGTATCGAACTGCGTCCGGTAGAGATCGGCGTAGATTCCGTTCTTCTGGAGCAGCTCCGCGTGCGATCCGTCTTCGGCAACCACGCCGCCGGAGATGACAATGATCTGGTCGGCGTCACGGATGGTCGTCAGCCTATGCGCAATGGCGATCACTGTCTTGCCCTTCATCAGTTTCTCCAGGGCGTCGATCACCAGCTTCTCCGATTCGGAATCGAGGGCCGCTGTTGGCTCGTCCAGCAACAGGATGGGGTTATCGCGCACCATCACCCGGGCAATGCCAATGCGTTGTCGCTGCCCGCCCGAGAGTGTAGAACCGCGCTCCCCCACGGGCGTGTCGTACCCGAGCGGCATCTTCGCGATGAACTCGTCGGCGTTAGCCAGCTTCGCGGCGGCCATCACCTCGTCCTTCGTGGCGTGCGGATTTCCGAAGGCGATGTTCTCGTAGATGGTGCCGTGAAAGAGCACCGTATCCTGCAATACGTAGCCGATGTTGTCGCGCAGCGATGGAATGCGGTAGTCGCGCACGTCGATGCCATCGACCAGCACAGAACCGCCCTGCACGTCGTAGAAGCGGGGAATCAGGCTGACGACGGTGGATTTGCCCGCGCCCGTTGGCCCTACGATGCCAACGAACTCACCCGGCCCGATGCGGAACGAGACGTCGGTAAGGATCGGCGTCGCGGCATCGTAGCCGAAGGCCACGTTGCGCAACTCGATGTCGCCCTTGATCTTCGTCGCATCGATGGGATCGCTCTTCTCGGGAATGACGGTGTCGGTGTCGAGGATCGAGCGAACGCGCTCCACGCCTACCGTAACCTGCGCAATGGCGTTGGTGGTCGTGGCGAGGTCTTTGACCGGCTTGAAGAAGCGGCTCAGGTAGGCGAGATACACAGTCAGCGAACCCACCGTCATCGTTCCGGCCAGGATCAACGCGGCTCCGCGCCACAGCACAATCGCCGTGCAAAGGGCTACAACGACCGTCACCACAGGCGACAGAAGGGCTTTGACGCTGCGCGCCTTCAAAGCGGCGGCTACCGTGGCCTGGCTCACGGTTTGCAGCATCTCTTCCTCGGTCTTCTCCTGCCCGAAGGCCTTGACGGCCTGTATCGACTCCAGCCCCTGCTGCACCACGGCGACGATGGCGCTCTGCTCTTTGCGCACCTCGTGCGTCGCGGCTTTCACGGCCTTCTTGAAACGCGAGACGAAGAACAGCAGAAACGGCGTGACGGCAACTGCGATCAGCGTGAAGTCCCAGTTGAGCCAGAACATCAGCCCCAGCATGGAGACGATGGTGAGCATATCGACGAGAATGTCGAGTGTGGACGACGAGGCGAAGCCCTGGATCGTCGAGATGTCCGAGGTCAGCGTGCTGAGGATCGGCCCCGTCTGGTGTGTGCTGTAGTAGCCCAGCGAGAGCCGCTGCAGGTGGTTGTACATCCTCATGCGCAGGTCGTGCGCCACCCACTGCCCGGCGCTCTCGGTGAAGTAGTTGTCGATGTACGAGGCCAGCGCTCCCAGCGCAGAGATCGCAACGTAAAGGCACGCCGCTACCAGCGCAACGTGCAGCCGCCCGCTGTGCTCCAGCATCGGGCTCAGGATGTCGTGGAGCCACGGAGCCATCTTCTTGTCGGCAACGACGTTGTCGAGGATGATCTTGAGCGGCCAGGGAGCAGCGAGGCTCATCAGCGTCTCGACCAGCATGGCAACCAGGATGATCACCAGCGTCCCGCGATAGGGACGGATCAGACCGCCGATAAACCGCAGCATAAGAGCACTCCTCAGCCGTACATCTCAGAGTGCCCAATCGTAACGAAAGCCGGTGGTAGAGGGAAGCGCAATCCTCGTCATCTCTGCCACCGCCAGACGGGGTGACGCGACTCGCACGCTATTCAAAGTAGTGTGGTACGAAGGAGCTCAGGTTGTCGGTAATCGGGCCCGAGGACTCGCGAATCCCCATGCCGCAGCACTCCTGATCGATCATCCACAGGCCGACGACGGGGTAGCGGGCGGCTCCGGGGCGCAGGTTGTCGGCGAACGACGCCTCAGGCGCCAGAGCCTGGATGATCGCGGGGCCTGCATAGGGGCCTTCGGTCTCGGCTACGGTGACGCCGTTGCGCACCACCGTGATGTTTGCGCCTTCGCGCGAGTGCAGCGGCTTGCGAACGTAGTCGCGCAACGAGCCATCGCTGGCGCGTCCCTCGAAGCATGACTTCAGCAGAAGCTCGTGGTTGGGGTAAAGCTCCCAGAGGATCGGCAGCAGGCCCTTGTTCGAGAGAAGCATCTTCCATATCGGCTCGATCCAGCGCATGTCCTTGTATGTTTCGAGCGCCGCCGGGCCAAATTCTTCGTCGAGCATCATCTCCCACGGATACAGCTTGAAGATGGAGAAGATCTGCCGCTCGTCCGGGTCGACGAAGGCCTGACGGTCGGCGTTCCATCCGATCTCTTCCATCAGCAGCGGCTGTGCCGGCAGACCGGCCTGCTCGGCGGTGTCGCGGAGGTAAGCCAGCGTCAACTGGTCTTCCGCGTTGTCGAGCCCGGCGAAGTAGACCGGCTTCGAGAGGTACGGCGCGACATCCTGCCACTTGGCGATCAGCTTTTCGTGGATCGAGTTGAACTGGTCGGCGTTCGGGAACTGCTCCTCGAGCCACGCCCACTGGATGACCGCCGCCTCAAGCAGCGATGTCGGTGTGTCTGCGTTGTACTCCAGCAGCTTGGGCGGGTCGTCGCCGTTGTATGCCACGTCGAAGCGGCTGTAGATGGCGGGAGGCTCGTTCTCCCACGCCCACTCGATCGCAGGAATAGCAGCCGTAGGAATCTCAAGCTCGGCATAGCGCTTCTTGTCGATGATGTGCTGCGCGGCGTTGAGGCACATCTGCTGTAGCGTGTTTCCCGCCGCCTCCAGCGTGTCGATCTCGGCCTCGGTAAAGCGATAGCATGCGGACTCGTCCCAGTAAGGGCGATCTGATTGCGGAGAGCCGGGGCCTTCACCGGCAGGCGAGTGATACACCAGGCCGGCGGAAGCCACCTTGTCTTCCCAGGCGTCGCGTGGGGTGATGGGCAGCCGCTCCATTACTCACCTGCTCCGCCGCCGTGGCTTCCCGAGGACATCGACCGCCCGAAGCCGCCGCGGACGGTACCTGTACGGACGCCGCGCGAGGTGATGTAGCTGTGTCCCTCAACGGGAGAGGTGCTTCCGCCTCCCACCAGCGTGCCGAGCGCATAGCCTCCCCAGCCGCCGTAGTAGCGGTGGTAGAGCGGGACGTAGGGCACAAAACCACCTCCGCCCATGTTCGGATACTGCTGATTGCCATTGTTCTGCGGAAGGTTCGCGCAAAAGCTGTCGTCGACGACCTTATTGTTCTCGTCGACGCAGCGCTGCATCTCCGGCTTGCGGCAGCCGCTCATCATCGCGAGAGCTGTTGCGGCGAGAAGGGGAGCGGCGACTTTGGTCGAACGGCGCATGGCGTCGCTACTCAGAGTAACAAGTCGCGGGCCAACGAAGCTGTAAAAGTGCAGGCATCTCGTCACTTCGAGGCGAAGAACTACGTAAGGACTCTCTATTTCGAGATTGTCATCCCGGCCGGAGCGCTGCGCGCTTCATGCATGGACCTGGCTTTCATGCTTGGAACGGGTGATTGCGATGTCGAGTTTCGCTGGCTTATGATGAGTGTCAGCTAGCAGCAACGTGCACGGATATCTTTTAGCAAACCGAATCCAGTCGGTGATGAGAGGTCAACCATTGGACTCGCCCAAGCGGTCAATACCCAGTCTTGACGGCCTTCGGGCAATCGCTGTTCTTTTGGTGATCTTCGCCCATGTTGGCTTTGTTGAGAAGGTAGAGTCGTTCGCAGCCAAGTCCCATCTTGGCATCGCATCGACCATCCTGAAAATAGACGCAGGTGATTTGGGTGTATCCCTGTTTTTCGTTATCAGTGGGTATCTCATTACAACATTACTCTTGAAAGAAAGGCTCGAAACCGGCCGAATAGACTTAAAGCGTTTTTACTTGCGCCGTTGTTTTCGCATCTTCCCGCCCTTTTATTTTTATCTCTTTGTCATCACCATCCTGTGGATTAACCATAGGGTCCCCCTGAATTGGGGAGGTCTGATCTCCGCTGCTACTTACACCTCTAACTACTATCCCTATTCTCTTAGCCACCCAGAGTCGCAAGGATGGCTCGTAGGGCATACTTGGTCGCTGAGCTTAGAAGAACAGTTCTATCTTTTCTGGCCTGTATCTTTGCATTTTCTTGGCAAAGATAAGTCGATTAAAGTTGGAATAGCTCTGTTGCTCGTGGTGCCGGTTTCCCGCCTCATAATGTTGAACTCTTATCCAGGGCTCGCATTTGACGGTCAGGTTTTCCGAATGTTTCACACGCGTATCGATACGATTATCGCTGGGAGTGTTCTGGCTCTAATCTGGGCCATTCCACGATGGCGCTCATTACTTGTCGCATTGACTACAAGCAAAATATCTGGGTTAGCAGCTCTTCTGGTATTAGTTGCGGTTCTGAGGCTGAACATGCAATCTTCGTATTTCCAGGCTCTCGTAGGAATAAGTCTTGAGGGCATACTCCTCGCCTACATCATGCTTTACTCCATCGCAAACCCAAACACTTTGATCGGTAAGCTCCTGAACAATCGAGTGGTCTGTCATTTCGGGATAATTTCGTACGGTCTTTATTTGTGGCAGCAATTGTATGTGGGACCGTCCTTTTTATTTCATGGACGGCGTTGGCTGATTGTTCTGATGATCC from Acidobacteriota bacterium includes:
- a CDS encoding phospholipase, which translates into the protein MSRSLIVLPDDSAQPLLDAIKGAKSSLRIKMFVFSDTSLLDEVLAAHKRGVKVRVMLNPERRDGKKENGETRARLSAAGVEVLDSNPCFDVTHEKSMVVDDATAFIESLNWEQRNLTETRDYAVVTSHKHEVDEVMQGFDADWNRTDFKSGEHSHLIWCIGNGRQRMCEFIDKAKHTLWLQNERYQDPVVIEHLVRAHARGVKIHVMARPPHKLKKEKLVEGVSGLRTLADLGVPIHKLKHIKLHGKLMLADDARAIIGSINIAPGSFDSRRELAIQIDDDHLIKRIIKTVHRDWENSRPLDLSDEGLLKELESYDPDVVEDLGITTDRK
- a CDS encoding ABC transporter ATP-binding protein, whose amino-acid sequence is MLRFIGGLIRPYRGTLVIILVAMLVETLMSLAAPWPLKIILDNVVADKKMAPWLHDILSPMLEHSGRLHVALVAACLYVAISALGALASYIDNYFTESAGQWVAHDLRMRMYNHLQRLSLGYYSTHQTGPILSTLTSDISTIQGFASSSTLDILVDMLTIVSMLGLMFWLNWDFTLIAVAVTPFLLFFVSRFKKAVKAATHEVRKEQSAIVAVVQQGLESIQAVKAFGQEKTEEEMLQTVSQATVAAALKARSVKALLSPVVTVVVALCTAIVLWRGAALILAGTMTVGSLTVYLAYLSRFFKPVKDLATTTNAIAQVTVGVERVRSILDTDTVIPEKSDPIDATKIKGDIELRNVAFGYDAATPILTDVSFRIGPGEFVGIVGPTGAGKSTVVSLIPRFYDVQGGSVLVDGIDVRDYRIPSLRDNIGYVLQDTVLFHGTIYENIAFGNPHATKDEVMAAAKLANADEFIAKMPLGYDTPVGERGSTLSGGQRQRIGIARVMVRDNPILLLDEPTAALDSESEKLVIDALEKLMKGKTVIAIAHRLTTIRDADQIIVISGGVVAEDGSHAELLQKNGIYADLYRTQFDTGEKAAVS
- a CDS encoding glutathionylspermidine synthase family protein codes for the protein MERLPITPRDAWEDKVASAGLVYHSPAGEGPGSPQSDRPYWDESACYRFTEAEIDTLEAAGNTLQQMCLNAAQHIIDKKRYAELEIPTAAIPAIEWAWENEPPAIYSRFDVAYNGDDPPKLLEYNADTPTSLLEAAVIQWAWLEEQFPNADQFNSIHEKLIAKWQDVAPYLSKPVYFAGLDNAEDQLTLAYLRDTAEQAGLPAQPLLMEEIGWNADRQAFVDPDERQIFSIFKLYPWEMMLDEEFGPAALETYKDMRWIEPIWKMLLSNKGLLPILWELYPNHELLLKSCFEGRASDGSLRDYVRKPLHSREGANITVVRNGVTVAETEGPYAGPAIIQALAPEASFADNLRPGAARYPVVGLWMIDQECCGMGIRESSGPITDNLSSFVPHYFE
- a CDS encoding acyltransferase, encoding MDSPKRSIPSLDGLRAIAVLLVIFAHVGFVEKVESFAAKSHLGIASTILKIDAGDLGVSLFFVISGYLITTLLLKERLETGRIDLKRFYLRRCFRIFPPFYFYLFVITILWINHRVPLNWGGLISAATYTSNYYPYSLSHPESQGWLVGHTWSLSLEEQFYLFWPVSLHFLGKDKSIKVGIALLLVVPVSRLIMLNSYPGLAFDGQVFRMFHTRIDTIIAGSVLALIWAIPRWRSLLVALTTSKISGLAALLVLVAVLRLNMQSSYFQALVGISLEGILLAYIMLYSIANPNTLIGKLLNNRVVCHFGIISYGLYLWQQLYVGPSFLFHGRRWLIVLMILGSAEISYWIVEKGSYVVRDKMVQQISNPPKVVALGD